From the Streptomyces sp. KMM 9044 genome, one window contains:
- a CDS encoding S8 family peptidase: protein MAHLRSRRRLALAGPVALSLTVSLGFLPTAASAAPQAASAATERADGQATERETDAPGLAYVVNTRTDRHTIASVEKAVAAAGGTVVVTYDRIGVIVVHSANPAFAQEMRTVRGVQSAGATRTAPLVPAGTTDEDAADYVTAGEAARTRAVSARTPGSEPLEADQWDLRAIGADKAAQIDPGSRKVTVAVIDTGVDDSHPDLEPNFSAAQSANCVGGKADTSEGAWRPYTDEDYHGTHVAGEIAAARNGVGVAGVAPGVKVASIKVSDPDNGLFYPENVVCAFVFAADHGVEITNNSYYVDPWLYNCVDDPDQRAIVDAVDRAQKYAQRKGTLHVASAGNSNHDLASDAIDDASSPNDTTPVERTIDPSECLDLPTQLPGVVTVSATGVQNLKSYYSTYGRGVVDVAAPGGDGRYQTPDTPSKNGRVLSTMPNGGYAFLQGTSMAAPHAAGVAALLKSKHPWATPAMLRALLKAQANNPGCPESYDQDGDGEQDATCEGGSRVNGFYGAGIVDALRAVTR from the coding sequence ATGGCTCATCTGCGTTCCAGACGCCGGCTCGCCCTCGCCGGGCCCGTCGCGCTGTCCCTGACCGTCTCCCTCGGCTTCCTGCCGACGGCGGCCTCGGCGGCTCCACAGGCGGCATCGGCCGCGACCGAACGAGCGGACGGGCAGGCGACGGAGCGGGAGACGGACGCCCCCGGTCTGGCGTACGTCGTCAACACCAGGACGGACCGTCACACGATCGCGTCGGTGGAGAAGGCGGTCGCCGCGGCGGGCGGGACCGTCGTGGTCACGTACGACCGGATCGGTGTGATCGTCGTCCACTCGGCGAACCCGGCCTTCGCCCAGGAGATGCGCACCGTGCGCGGGGTGCAGTCGGCCGGTGCGACCCGCACCGCACCGCTGGTCCCCGCGGGAACGACGGACGAGGACGCGGCGGACTACGTGACGGCCGGGGAGGCCGCCAGGACGCGGGCCGTCTCCGCGCGGACCCCCGGCAGCGAGCCGCTCGAGGCCGACCAGTGGGACCTGCGCGCGATCGGCGCCGACAAGGCCGCACAGATCGACCCGGGCAGCCGCAAGGTGACCGTCGCCGTGATCGACACCGGCGTGGACGACTCCCACCCCGACCTCGAGCCGAACTTCTCCGCCGCCCAGTCGGCCAACTGCGTCGGCGGCAAGGCGGACACCAGCGAGGGCGCCTGGCGCCCGTACACGGACGAGGACTACCACGGCACCCACGTGGCCGGTGAGATCGCCGCGGCTCGCAACGGCGTCGGCGTCGCCGGTGTCGCGCCCGGCGTCAAGGTCGCGTCCATCAAGGTGAGCGACCCGGACAACGGGCTGTTCTACCCGGAGAACGTCGTCTGCGCCTTCGTGTTCGCCGCCGACCACGGCGTGGAGATCACGAACAACAGCTACTACGTCGACCCGTGGCTCTACAACTGCGTGGACGACCCGGACCAGCGGGCGATCGTCGACGCGGTCGACCGGGCCCAGAAGTACGCCCAGCGCAAGGGCACCCTGCACGTCGCGTCGGCCGGCAACTCCAACCACGACCTGGCCTCGGACGCGATCGACGACGCCTCCAGCCCCAACGACACCACCCCGGTCGAGCGCACCATCGACCCGTCCGAGTGCCTCGACCTGCCGACCCAGCTCCCCGGCGTGGTCACGGTCAGCGCGACGGGCGTGCAGAACCTCAAGTCGTACTACTCCACGTACGGCAGGGGTGTCGTCGACGTGGCCGCGCCGGGCGGCGACGGGCGCTACCAGACGCCCGACACCCCGTCGAAGAACGGCCGCGTCCTGTCCACCATGCCGAACGGCGGGTACGCCTTCCTGCAGGGCACGTCGATGGCCGCGCCGCACGCCGCCGGTGTCGCAGCGCTGCTGAAGTCCAAGCACCCGTGGGCGACCCCGGCCATGCTCCGGGCTCTGCTGAAGGCGCAGGCGAACAATCCGGGCTGCCCGGAGTCGTACGACCAGGACGGCGACGGCGAGCAGGACGCGACGTGCGAGGGCGGCAGCCGGGTCAACGGCTTCTACGGCGCCGGCATCGTCGACGCGCTGCGCGCGGTGACGCGGTGA
- a CDS encoding DUF485 domain-containing protein, whose amino-acid sequence MAAEAPPPSAEQHKLPTPEEFTEVQESAEFGELRRSYRSFAFPLTVGFIVWYLLYVLLSNYAGGFMGTRLFGNVNVAFVFGVLQFVTTFLIAWWYSRHAATHLDPKAEAIKTRMEGGA is encoded by the coding sequence GTGGCCGCCGAAGCACCGCCCCCCTCAGCAGAGCAACACAAACTCCCCACGCCCGAGGAGTTCACCGAGGTGCAGGAGAGCGCTGAGTTCGGTGAACTGCGCCGCTCCTACCGCTCCTTCGCCTTCCCCCTGACCGTCGGCTTCATCGTCTGGTACCTGCTGTACGTGCTGCTCTCGAACTACGCGGGCGGCTTCATGGGCACCAGGCTGTTCGGCAACGTCAACGTCGCCTTCGTCTTCGGCGTCCTGCAGTTCGTCACCACGTTCCTCATCGCGTGGTGGTACTCCCGGCACGCCGCCACCCATCTCGACCCCAAGGCCGAGGCCATCAAGACGCGTATGGAGGGCGGCGCATGA